One window from the genome of Musa acuminata AAA Group cultivar baxijiao chromosome BXJ1-4, Cavendish_Baxijiao_AAA, whole genome shotgun sequence encodes:
- the LOC135672357 gene encoding monoterpene synthase 8, chloroplastic-like — translation MESYFWTVGWAFEPQFARYREAQTKAICLITIIDDVYDVYGTMDELELFTDAVDRWDVNAMDKLPEYMKICFLALFNTTNDTAYNVTKEKGLDIIPHLKKAWADLCKASMVEARWYHQGYTPNLEEYLENALVSIAGPLALTLAYCTSDDVTREALDGFQSCPEIARWSSMIFRLCDDWGTSKDELRRGDVPKSIECHMHENGVSEDAAREHIRQLIRGNWRAINGDRSFTSCFEENLKMIAINIPRMAHCMYQYGDGYGKPDGVIEDRIRSLLIEPILM, via the exons ATGGAGAGCTATTTCTGGACGGTTGGCTGGGCTTTCGAGCCACAGTTTGCAAGATACAGGGAGGCGCAGACAAAGGCAATCTGCCTGATAACAATAATAGATGATGTGTATGATGTTTACGGCACCATGGATGAGCTCGAACTTTTCACGGATGCCGTCGATAG ATGGGATGTTAATGCAATGGACAAATTGCCAGAGTATATGAAGATATGTTTTCTAGCCCTCTTCAACACTACAAATGACACCGCGTACAATGTTACGAAAGAGAAGGGTCTGGATATAATTCCACACCTAAAAAAAGCA TGGGCAGATCTATGCAAGGCAAGCATGGTGGAAgcaaggtggtaccaccaaggcTACACACCCAATCTTGAAGAGTACTTGGAGAACGCACTGGTATCGATAGCGGGTCCCCTGGCATTGACTCTTGCTTATTGCACCAGTGACGATGTAACTCGAGAGGCCTTGGACGGTTTCCAAAGCTGTCCTGAGATTGCAAGATGGTCATCAATGATCTTTCGACTTTGTGATGATTGGGGTACTTCCAAG GACGAGCTTCGAAGAGGCGATGTGCCCAAATCTATAGAGTGTCACATGCATGAGAACGGTGTTTCGGAGGACGCGGCTCGTGAGCATATCAGGCAATTGATTAGAGGGAATTGGAGAGCAATAAACGGAGATCGAAGTTTCACTTCGTGTTTTGAGGAAAACCTAAAAATGATAGCCATCAATATTCCTCGAATGGCCCATTGCATGTACCAATATGGAGATGGATATGGCAAACCCGATGGAGTGATCGAGGATCGCATCAGGTCTTTGTTGATTGAACCTATACTTATGTAA
- the LOC135672029 gene encoding monoterpene synthase 7, chloroplastic-like, with amino-acid sequence MGKLTEDVKQLIYMKKGIEEQLQLIDHLQQLGVAYHFKEDTKDALWTIYGSMEEMSMLLKDNLHATALMFRLLREHGFAVSEGVFNRFMDEKGNLKASFRHQTEGLVSLYEASHLAKEGEHVLEEANNFTTKQLKSLMEGSLEPHLREHVTHALELPLNWRMPRLQTRAYIRGNSGKCRGILSLFYLNHVLYILPSFMNQQTSAQTYGYRSDGGAILAWRRGFHFRGTG; translated from the exons ATGGGCAAACTGACAGAGGACGTCAAACAGCTGATCTACATGAAGAAGGGAATTGAGGAGCAGCTTCAACTGATCGATCACCTGCAGCAGCTTGGGGTGGCGTATCACTTTAAGGAGGATACTAAGGATGCTTTATGGACAATATACGGTTCCATGGAAGAGATGAGCATGTTGCTGAAGGATAATCTTCATGCCACGGCTCTTATGTTCAGGCTTCTCAGAGAACATGGGTTTGCTGTTTCTGAAG GTGTATTCAACCGATTTATGGATGAGAAGGGCAACTTGAAAGCCAGCTTTCGCCACCAGACTGAAGGATTGGTGAGCTTGTACGAGGCTTCCCATCTTGCAAAGGAAGGAGAGCACGTGCTGGAAGAAGCTAACAACTTCACAACTAAACAGCTCAAGAGCCTCATGGAGGGATCCCTTGAGCCTCATCTCAGGGAGCACGTAACCCATGCCTTGGAGCTTCCATTGAACTGGAGGATGCCGAGGTTACAGACCAG AGCATACATCAGAGGGAACTCAGGGAAGTGTCGAGGTATTTTGAGCTTGTTTTACTTGAATCATGTCCTGTACATTCTGCCGTCGTTTATGAACCAGCAAACTTCAGCACAAACTTATGGCTATCGAtcagatggtggagcaatcttggCCTGGCGCAGAGGCTTCCATTTTCGAGGGACAGGTTGA